The proteins below come from a single Xyrauchen texanus isolate HMW12.3.18 chromosome 3, RBS_HiC_50CHRs, whole genome shotgun sequence genomic window:
- the LOC127622628 gene encoding endosomal/lysosomal potassium channel TMEM175, translating into MGENDESEIIEHHDDEEMEKRRTSRNHSHSFLESVTSSEDKNGHSSTQSSHRLLAYSDALISIIATVMILPVAHTKFQDDEELKESIQILLTTKVAVYLMTFLIVSVAWAAHVRLFQVIERIDDTLALLNLACMMLITFLPYTFSLMATFPDNFLGILLFCACVIVIGLIQAAIVLYGFSHPFLLNNHIQMSQNQAYYKQNILKVIMRVPIMCFFASIFSFIFFQLSYVLLAIIIFLPYISQSLKWIRNKAIGGQVDESPDSMLFYTYHPIEPLSKERVEAFSDGVYAIVATLLILDICENNVPDPSVVKKQFDNNLNAALQEYGPEYLAYFGSFATVGLLWFVHHSLFLHVTKVTRLMGLFNTFSLACVGGLPLAYQLTQEFPRGSRNELEAVQVSCVIIFFAGLFQLAMWVVALFTERETLHPYVRYGGREHTFMLAKLSLYPCVALGSFFLTCILSRFSAQIFHMMEIGVPFAFLLLRLLVRVMLALLKWLFCPGRPDVDCSPVEEEDSQLPINDIVT; encoded by the exons ATgggagaaaatgatgagagcGAAATAATCGAGCACCACGATGATGAGGAAATGGAGAAGAGAAGGACTTCAAGAAATCACTCGCATTCTTTTCTGGAGAGCGTCACGTCGTCAGAGGACAAAAACGGCCACAGCAGCACGCAGTCATCACACCGTCTGCTCGCCTACAGTGATGCACTCATCTCCATCATTGCTACTGTAATG ATATTGCCTGTTGCACATACAAAATTTCAGGATGATGAG GAGCTGAAAGAGAGTATCCAGATTTTGCTCACTACCAAGGTTGCTGTGTATTTGATGACATTTTTGATTGTCAGTGTTGCTTGGGCTGCACATGTCCG GTTGTTTCAGGTTATTGAGCGCATCGACGACACTCTTGCACTGCTTAACTTG GCTTGTATGATGCTTATCACATTTCTGCCATACACC TTCTCCCTCATGGCGACGTTTCCTGATAATTTTCTTGGCATCCTCCTCTTCTGTGCTTGTGTCATTGTGATTGGTTTAATTCAG GCCGCGATTGTCTTGTATGGATTTAGCCATCCTTTCCTCCTGAACAACCATATACAGATGTCACAGAATCAGGCTTATTACAAGCAGAACATCCTCAAAGTCATCATGAGGGTTCCGATAATGTGCTTCTTTGCCAGTATATTTTCATTCATCTTTTTCCAACTG TCCTACGTCCTTTTGGCGATCATCATATTCCTGCCCTACATCTCTCAGTCTTTGAAATGGATTCGGAATAAAGCCATTGGTG GTCAGGTAGATGAGAGTCCAGATTCCATGCTTTTCTACACCTACCACCCCATTGAACCTTTGAGTAAAGAGCGAGTGGAGGCTTTCAGTGATGGGGTGTACGCCATTGTAGCCACGCTGCTCATCTTAGATATTTG TGAAAACAACGTACCTGATCCCTCTGTTGTGAAAAAGCAGTTTGACAACAACCTCAACGCTGCACTTCAGGAGTACGGTCCAGAGTATCTGGCCTACTTCGGTTCTTTTGCCACAGTTGGGCTGCTTTGGTTCGTTCACCACTCTCTCTTCCTGCACGTGACGAAGGTCACACGCCTCATGGGCCTCTTCAACACCTTCTCCCTGGCCTGTGTGGGTGGCCTGCCACTGGCATACCAACTTACACAAGAGTTTCCCAGAGGCTCGCGCAATGAGCTTGAAGCTGTGCAGGTCAGCTGTGTCATCATCTTCTTTGCCGGTCTCTTCCAGCTAGCTATGTGGGTTGTGGCACTTTTTACAGAACGTGAGACATTACACCCATATGTACGCTATGGCGGTCGAGAGCACACATTCATGTTGGCCAAGCTCTCACTCTATCCTTGTGTGGCGCTCGGGTCATTCTTTCTCACCTGTATTCTCAGCCGCTTCAGCGCGCAAATCTTTCACATGATGGAGATAGGTGTGCCGTTTGCTTTTCTTTTACTGAGGCTGCTGGTTCGTGTGATGCTGGCACTGCTGAAATGGCTGTTCTGTCCTGGGAGGCCTGATGTGGACTGCTCTCCTGTAGAGGAAGAGGATTCACAGCTCCCCATTAATGATATAGTTACTTAG